One window from the genome of Neospora caninum Liverpool complete genome, chromosome VI encodes:
- a CDS encoding putative Ras family domain-containing protein: protein MHTIVPPASLPPPGGSAGPPSDAIAGPVSSSASSSGPVSSSAPTHSCPGPFPETPVHSESPQFLATSSPLSSSASASASSASSSSSSSSSSSPSPSSTSSSASSSASSSSSSSSSSSSCSSSALSFSGRLRDRAASLLTQGAFQKVFPIKRPESSTVVSDGEFLFAANKAEDRQLRKDSFDAHAKGPQEMSFVDDIWQYVLGIEERKTSLGYDYLVKLLIIDALLGRSSLLPFSFVAGDTSVGKSCLLSRFAQGRFVDHRTTLGVDFETRTLDIDGKRVKIQLWDTAGHERFRSVALSYYRSAMGALVVFDLTKRESFESVRSWLRELEDRAPQNVQKILVGNKADLANRVVSGEEARRLATEYNLRYIETSAKTGQHVRAAFVELTLQVLRCLQKLELQVTESSDVPDAASDTSRINHALSNGILDVVQLAEAPVDLQSGFLGDTFWRFFPRPKRSRDTELGGTVQRRGTARMEFRRYPVDDYLDSCLDV from the exons CCCCAGGGGGTTCTGCCGGTCCTCCGTCAGACGCCATTGCCggccctgtctcttcttccgcttcctcgtcgggCCCTGTTTCTTCATCTGCGCCAACCCATTCCTGTCCTGGGCCTTTTCCTGAGACACCTGTCCATTCTGAATCTCCGCAGTTTCTTGcgacttcctctcctttgtcttcatctgcttccgcctccgcttcttccgcttcttcttcttcctcttcgtcctcttctagctctccttccccgtcttctacctcttcctctgcttcttcctccgcttcttcttcttcttcttcctcttcttcttcttcctcttgttcctcttctgcccTGTCGTTTTCAGGACGTTTGCGGGACCGGGCGGCGTCGCTTCTAACTCAGGGCGCCTTCCAGAAGGTTTTTCCGATTAAACGGCCGGAGAGTTCGACGGTCGTGTCAGACGGCGAGTTTCTCTTTGCGGCGAACAAGGCAGAAGATCGACAGCTCCGAAAAGACAGTTTCGACGCCCATGCTAAGGGCCCGCAGGAGATGTCGTTCGTGGACGACATTTGGCAGTATGTCCTCGGCatcgaggaaagaaagacgtcGCTGGGATATGACTACCTCGTCAAACTCCTCATTATCG ATGCTCTTCTCGGCCGatcttctcttttgcctttctcaTTCGTGGCAGGCGACACCTCAGTGGGGAAGAGCTGTctgctctcgcgcttcgcccAAGGCCGCTTCGTGGACCACCGAACGACTCTCGGCGTGGACTTTGAGACCCGCACGCTGGACATTgacgggaaacgcgtcaAAATTCAGCTCTGGGACACCGCCGGCCACGAACGATTTCGgagcgtcgctctct CGTATTATCGGTCGGCGATGGGAGCACTGGTGGTCTTCGACTTGACGAAACGGGAGTCCTTCGAAT CTGTCCGTTCATGGCTGCGCGAGTTGGAAGACCGCGCTCCGCAGAACGTGCAGAAGATTCTTGTCGGCAACAAAGCGGACCTAGCCAATCGC GTCGTGtcgggagaagaagctcgGCGACTGGCGACAGAGTACAATTTGCGATACATCGAAACGAGCGCCAAGACGGGACAGCACGTGCGGGCGGCGTTTGTCGAACTGACCCTGCAAGTCCTGCGGTGCTTGCAAAAACTGGAGTTGCAGGTCACAGAGAGCTCAGACGTGCCTGATGCAGCGAGCGACACGAGTCGGATTAACCACGCACTGAGCAACGGCATACTCGACGTCGTTCAGCTAGCAGAAGCCCCAGTCGACCTCCAGAGCGGCTTCTTGGGAGACACTTTTTGGAGGTTTTTCCCCCGGCCGAAGCGGTCGCGAGACACGGAGTTGGGCGGCACAGTGCAGCGAAGGGGGACCGCGCGAATGGAGTTCCGAAGATACCCAGTCGATGATTACCTGGATTCCTGTCTTGACGTCTAG